A region from the Halomonas piscis genome encodes:
- the tsaE gene encoding tRNA (adenosine(37)-N6)-threonylcarbamoyltransferase complex ATPase subunit type 1 TsaE, with translation MQVQLPDEHTQVAFGEILGRLFQGRGRLYLHGELGAGKTTLTRGVLRAYGYKGAVKSPTYTLVEPYELDGRRVYHLDLYRLGDPEELEFIGGRDVLADDALCVVEWPSRGAGWLPPADVDLTLDAAGAGRRARLASATSRGEALLEELAAVCGSREDAAGLEGDV, from the coding sequence ATGCAGGTGCAACTCCCCGACGAGCACACCCAAGTCGCGTTCGGCGAAATCCTGGGACGACTGTTTCAAGGCCGCGGGCGTCTTTATCTACACGGCGAGCTGGGCGCCGGGAAGACCACGCTCACCCGCGGGGTGCTGCGCGCCTACGGCTACAAAGGCGCGGTGAAAAGCCCTACCTATACCCTGGTCGAGCCCTACGAGCTTGACGGCAGGCGCGTCTACCATCTGGATCTTTATCGCCTGGGCGACCCCGAGGAGCTCGAGTTCATCGGCGGACGCGACGTGCTGGCCGACGACGCCCTGTGCGTGGTCGAGTGGCCCAGCCGCGGCGCGGGCTGGCTGCCCCCGGCGGATGTGGATCTGACCCTGGACGCTGCCGGAGCCGGGCGCCGCGCGCGGCTGGCAAGCGCCACCTCTCGGGGCGAGGCGCTGCTGGAGGAGCTGGCAGCCGTTTGCGGCTCGCGTGAAGACGCTGCCGGCCTTGAGGGCGACGTGTGA
- a CDS encoding N-acetylmuramoyl-L-alanine amidase, with translation MAARNVIRALRGAAVIALGLVGVASATAATAATVDSVRLWAAPDHARLVFDLSEPAEAEVFALDSPSRLVIDLADSDLQAEVDDLSLEGSAISAVRTGVREGDDLRVVLELSREIEPRHFPLEPNEEYGHRLVVDLEYPGESAVENPIDPIESMIREQEIAAERASTKAKALGREPEETSVVEKAEPHPRRDIIIAVDAGHGGEDTGAVGPGGTREKDVVLEISQRLAARINAAEGFKAVQIRDGDYYLGLRQRTRLAREQKVDFFVSIHADAFTSPRPQGSSVFALSQRGATSETAQWLADSENRADLIGGVDGNLSLRDKDQVLRGVLLDLTMTATLNDSLTIGGQVLDQLGRINHLHKSRVEQAGFVVLKSPDIPSLLVETGFISNPTEEQRLATPSHQESLAKAIFGGIRKHFERHPPPASLLAWQRDHDRRPGSDEYRIRRGDTLSAIAARHNVPVGRLRQANELNGDVIRVGQVLHIPES, from the coding sequence ATGGCGGCGCGGAACGTTATTCGCGCTTTGCGCGGAGCCGCGGTGATAGCGCTGGGGCTCGTCGGAGTGGCGAGCGCTACCGCCGCGACGGCGGCAACGGTGGACAGCGTGCGCCTGTGGGCGGCGCCGGACCATGCCCGGCTGGTGTTTGACCTGTCCGAACCGGCAGAGGCCGAGGTGTTTGCGCTGGATTCGCCGTCAAGGCTGGTGATCGACCTGGCGGACAGCGACCTGCAGGCTGAGGTGGACGACCTGTCCCTGGAGGGCAGCGCCATTTCGGCGGTGCGCACCGGCGTGCGCGAGGGCGACGACCTGCGCGTGGTGCTCGAGCTCAGCCGCGAGATCGAGCCGCGCCATTTCCCTCTGGAGCCCAACGAAGAGTACGGCCACCGGCTGGTGGTGGACCTGGAATACCCCGGCGAAAGCGCGGTGGAAAACCCCATCGACCCCATCGAGTCGATGATTCGCGAGCAGGAAATCGCCGCCGAGCGCGCCAGCACCAAAGCGAAAGCGCTGGGCCGGGAGCCCGAGGAGACCTCGGTGGTCGAAAAGGCCGAACCGCATCCCCGGCGCGATATCATCATTGCCGTGGATGCCGGCCACGGCGGCGAGGATACCGGGGCGGTGGGCCCCGGCGGCACCCGAGAGAAGGACGTGGTGCTCGAGATCAGCCAGCGGCTGGCGGCGCGGATCAACGCCGCCGAAGGGTTCAAGGCGGTGCAGATCCGCGACGGCGACTACTATCTCGGCCTGCGTCAGCGTACGCGCCTGGCGCGCGAGCAGAAGGTGGACTTCTTCGTCTCGATCCACGCCGACGCCTTTACCAGCCCGCGCCCCCAGGGCAGCTCGGTGTTCGCGCTGTCTCAGCGCGGAGCCACGTCGGAAACCGCCCAGTGGCTGGCCGACAGCGAAAACCGCGCCGATCTGATCGGCGGCGTGGACGGCAATCTCTCGCTGCGCGACAAGGACCAGGTGCTGCGCGGGGTGCTGCTCGACCTGACCATGACCGCCACGCTCAACGACTCGCTGACCATCGGCGGCCAGGTGCTGGACCAGCTGGGGCGGATCAACCACCTGCACAAGTCCCGGGTCGAGCAGGCCGGCTTTGTGGTGCTGAAGTCGCCGGACATTCCCTCGCTGCTGGTGGAAACCGGGTTTATATCCAACCCCACCGAAGAGCAGCGCCTGGCAACGCCGTCGCACCAGGAAAGCCTGGCCAAGGCGATATTCGGCGGTATTCGCAAACACTTCGAGCGCCATCCGCCGCCGGCCAGCCTGCTGGCCTGGCAGCGCGATCATGACCGCCGCCCCGGCAGCGACGAGTACCGCATTCGGCGGGGCGACACGCTGTCGGCCATTGCCGCGCGCCACAACGTGCCGGTGGGCCGTCTGCGCCAGGCCAACGAGCTCAACGGCGACGTGATTCGCGTTGGCCAGGTGCTGCATATTCCCGAATCCTGA
- the mutL gene encoding DNA mismatch repair endonuclease MutL — MVDDSAAVAPSIHVLDPRLANQISAGEVVERPAAVAKELMENAIDAAARRIEVEVEQGGARLIKVRDDGTGIAEGDMARALSRHATSKIETLDDLEGVSSLGFRGEALASISAVSRLSLTSNALDDPRDGFRVVAEGRSMEARVTPAPHPRGTSVEVRDLFFNTPARRKFLRTEKTEFAHLEEAFRRQALSRYDVAWTLRHNRKTVHQLPPGDSAAARERRIASLLGKTFIEHARHIERQVGDLRLSGWVGLPTHSRAQADQQYFFVNGRVVRDRLVAHAVRQAYRDVLYGGRHPVFVLYLDVDPDVVDVNVHPTKHEVRFRDGRKVHDFLFSSLHHCLADTRPDAVAEPSAEAAVGSSESVPAAQGGVGADDGRFEQQGMALSPAPGHHAGAAGSSAVGHPGAARVRRFMQGYQALHPDHEETLLTPRSPEESALDVTQAPGGDAPATAEAGMPAEDPTAAPPLGFALGQLHGVFILAQNAKGLVIVDMHAAHERIVYERMKRQLEAAGVDAQPLLVPVSLAASRQEVAIAESEADAIRRLGIELDAAGPETLLVRQLPALLAGADPEALVRAMLEELERYGRTRQVEARIHELLSTMACHGSVRANRRLTLDEMNALLRDMERTERSDQCNHGRPTWTQMNMQALDRLFLRGQ; from the coding sequence ATGGTGGACGATAGTGCGGCCGTGGCGCCCAGCATCCACGTGCTCGATCCGCGCCTGGCCAACCAGATTTCCGCCGGCGAAGTGGTCGAGCGCCCGGCAGCGGTGGCCAAGGAGCTGATGGAGAACGCCATCGACGCCGCCGCGCGGCGCATCGAGGTCGAGGTGGAGCAGGGCGGCGCGCGGCTGATCAAGGTGCGCGACGACGGCACCGGCATCGCCGAAGGCGACATGGCGCGGGCGCTGTCCCGTCACGCCACCAGCAAGATCGAAACCCTGGACGACCTCGAGGGGGTCAGCTCGCTGGGGTTTCGCGGCGAGGCGCTGGCCTCGATCAGCGCGGTCTCCCGACTTTCCCTGACGTCCAACGCCCTGGACGACCCCCGCGACGGGTTTCGCGTGGTGGCCGAGGGTCGCAGCATGGAAGCTCGGGTGACGCCGGCGCCGCACCCCCGTGGCACCAGCGTCGAGGTGCGCGACCTGTTCTTCAACACCCCGGCCCGGCGCAAGTTTCTGCGCACCGAAAAAACCGAGTTTGCCCATCTGGAAGAGGCGTTTCGCCGCCAGGCGCTGTCGCGCTACGACGTCGCCTGGACGCTGCGCCACAACCGCAAGACCGTCCACCAGCTGCCGCCGGGGGATTCTGCTGCCGCTCGGGAGCGGCGCATCGCTTCGCTGCTGGGCAAGACCTTTATCGAGCACGCGCGCCATATCGAGCGCCAGGTGGGCGATCTGCGCCTGTCCGGCTGGGTGGGGCTGCCCACGCACTCCCGGGCCCAGGCCGACCAGCAGTACTTCTTCGTCAACGGCCGGGTGGTCCGCGATCGTCTGGTGGCGCACGCCGTGCGCCAGGCCTACCGCGACGTGCTTTACGGCGGCCGCCACCCGGTCTTTGTGCTCTATCTGGACGTGGACCCGGACGTGGTGGATGTCAACGTCCATCCCACCAAGCACGAGGTGCGCTTTCGCGACGGCCGCAAGGTGCATGACTTTTTGTTTTCCAGCCTGCACCACTGCCTGGCCGATACCCGCCCCGACGCCGTGGCCGAGCCGTCCGCCGAAGCAGCGGTGGGTTCCTCGGAGAGCGTACCGGCAGCGCAGGGCGGTGTCGGCGCAGACGACGGCCGTTTCGAGCAGCAGGGCATGGCGCTGTCGCCTGCGCCTGGCCACCATGCCGGGGCAGCGGGTTCGTCTGCCGTCGGCCATCCCGGGGCCGCCAGGGTGCGACGTTTTATGCAGGGCTACCAAGCGCTGCATCCGGACCACGAAGAGACGCTGCTGACGCCGCGCTCCCCCGAGGAAAGCGCCCTTGACGTCACTCAGGCCCCGGGAGGCGACGCGCCGGCGACGGCAGAGGCCGGCATGCCCGCCGAGGACCCCACCGCCGCGCCGCCGCTGGGCTTTGCCCTGGGGCAGCTGCACGGCGTGTTTATTCTCGCCCAGAACGCCAAGGGATTGGTGATCGTCGACATGCACGCCGCCCACGAGCGCATCGTCTACGAGCGCATGAAGCGCCAGCTGGAGGCCGCGGGGGTGGATGCCCAGCCGCTTTTGGTGCCGGTGTCCCTCGCCGCGAGCCGTCAGGAAGTCGCCATCGCCGAAAGCGAAGCGGACGCCATCCGCCGGCTGGGTATCGAGCTTGACGCGGCCGGCCCGGAAACCCTGCTGGTGCGCCAGCTGCCGGCGCTTCTGGCCGGCGCCGATCCGGAGGCGCTGGTGCGCGCCATGCTCGAGGAGCTCGAACGCTACGGCCGCACTCGCCAGGTCGAAGCGCGGATACACGAGCTTTTGTCCACCATGGCCTGCCACGGCAGCGTGCGCGCCAACCGCCGTCTGACCCTTGACGAAATGAACGCCCTGCTGCGCGACATGGAGCGTACCGAGCGCAGCGACCAGTGCAACCACGGTCGCCCAACCTGGACGCAGATGAACATGCAGGCGCTGGACCGGCTGTTTTTGCGCGGCCAGTAG
- the miaA gene encoding tRNA (adenosine(37)-N6)-dimethylallyltransferase MiaA yields the protein MTDSRPPAIFLMGPTASGKTDAAIALHERLGCEIISVDSAMVYRGLDIGSAKPDARELARAPHRLIDIRDPADPYSAADFRQDALREMRDITARGQIPLLTGGTMLYYKQLLEGVGNLPPAHPAIRARLEAERARDGLAALHRRLEKVDPSAAARLHPNDPQRILRALEVFEASGRTLTELWAEQRPETFPWRVLSIALAPAERAVLHRRIAARFAAMLDEGLIDEVIALRKRSDLHADLPSMKSVGYRQVWAYLDGEYDRQAMVERGVIATRQLAKRQLTWLRRWQGLHWVDATAAGALERVMALARHGAGGNERL from the coding sequence ATGACCGACTCACGCCCGCCGGCCATTTTTCTGATGGGGCCCACCGCCTCGGGCAAGACTGACGCGGCGATTGCCCTGCACGAGCGGCTGGGCTGCGAAATCATCAGCGTCGACTCCGCCATGGTCTACCGCGGGCTGGATATCGGCAGCGCCAAGCCCGATGCCCGGGAGCTTGCCCGAGCGCCGCATCGGCTGATCGATATCCGCGATCCGGCGGATCCGTATTCCGCGGCGGACTTTCGTCAGGATGCGCTGCGCGAAATGCGCGACATTACCGCTCGGGGCCAGATTCCATTGCTCACCGGCGGCACCATGCTTTACTACAAGCAGCTGCTCGAGGGCGTCGGCAACCTGCCGCCGGCGCATCCGGCCATTCGCGCGCGACTGGAGGCCGAACGGGCTCGGGACGGCCTGGCAGCTCTGCATCGTCGTCTGGAAAAGGTGGATCCGAGCGCCGCCGCGCGCCTGCATCCCAACGACCCCCAGCGCATTCTGCGCGCCCTGGAAGTTTTCGAGGCGAGCGGTCGTACGCTCACCGAACTGTGGGCCGAGCAGCGCCCGGAAACCTTCCCCTGGCGAGTACTGTCCATAGCCCTGGCACCTGCCGAGCGCGCCGTGCTGCACCGGCGAATTGCCGCCCGTTTCGCCGCGATGCTCGACGAGGGGTTGATAGATGAGGTCATCGCCCTCAGAAAGCGTAGTGATTTGCACGCTGACCTGCCGTCGATGAAAAGCGTAGGCTACCGCCAGGTGTGGGCTTATCTGGACGGCGAATACGATCGTCAGGCGATGGTCGAGCGCGGCGTCATTGCCACGCGTCAGCTGGCCAAGCGCCAGCTGACCTGGCTGCGCCGCTGGCAGGGTTTGCACTGGGTGGATGCCACGGCTGCCGGGGCGCTCGAGCGCGTCATGGCGCTGGCTCGCCATGGCGCCGGCGGAAATGAGCGCCTTTAA
- the hfq gene encoding RNA chaperone Hfq, with the protein MSKGQSLQDPYLNILRKERIPVSIFLVNGIKLQGQIESFDQFVILLRNTVSQMVYKHAISTVVPSRNVRLPASDAGDVEA; encoded by the coding sequence ATGTCCAAAGGGCAGTCCCTTCAAGACCCGTACCTGAATATCCTGCGCAAGGAGCGCATTCCGGTGTCCATTTTTCTGGTCAACGGCATCAAGCTCCAGGGTCAGATCGAGTCCTTCGACCAGTTTGTCATTCTGCTGCGCAATACCGTCAGCCAGATGGTCTACAAGCACGCGATTTCCACCGTGGTGCCGTCGCGCAACGTGCGCCTGCCGGCATCCGACGCCGGCGATGTCGAAGCCTGA
- the hflX gene encoding ribosome rescue GTPase HflX yields MFFERPDAGETAVLVHVDFPDEHAREDPGEFLELVRSAGATAATLLTASRNRPDTRTFIGSGKLEELRAMLAAHKAELVLFNHGLSPSQERNLERELNCRVLDRTSLILDIFAQRARTHEGKLQVELAQLEHASTRLVRGWTHLERQAGGIGGRGPGETQLETDRRLLRGRIKAIHKQLNKVRKQREQNRRARARAEISSISLVGYTNAGKSTLFNALTDARVYQADQLFATLDPTLRRLEIDDVGPVIMADTVGFIRHLPHKLVEAFQATLQEAVDASLLVHVIDAADPDRELNVEQVDEVLEEIGADGVPMLKVMNKIDQLDGAPRIERDGDGVPDTVWLSARDGRGIDLLYQALSERLAYDVIDFSLTLAPEQGKLRAGLHELNAVQSEYFDDNGRPVLDVRLQRRDFNQLMARLGERADTYLPEALKEPAGW; encoded by the coding sequence TTGTTTTTTGAGCGTCCCGATGCCGGTGAAACGGCTGTACTCGTGCACGTCGACTTTCCCGACGAGCACGCCCGGGAGGACCCGGGCGAATTTCTCGAGCTGGTGCGATCCGCCGGCGCGACGGCGGCCACCCTGCTGACTGCCAGCCGCAACCGCCCGGATACCCGCACTTTCATCGGCTCGGGCAAGCTTGAAGAGCTGCGTGCCATGCTGGCCGCGCACAAGGCCGAGCTGGTGCTTTTCAACCACGGGCTGAGCCCGTCCCAGGAACGTAACCTGGAGCGCGAGCTCAACTGCCGGGTGCTGGATCGCACCAGCCTGATACTGGATATCTTTGCCCAGCGGGCGCGAACCCACGAAGGCAAGCTGCAGGTCGAACTGGCCCAGCTCGAGCACGCTTCCACGCGCCTGGTGCGCGGCTGGACACACCTCGAGCGCCAGGCCGGCGGCATCGGCGGGCGCGGCCCCGGGGAAACCCAGCTGGAAACCGACCGCCGTCTGCTGCGCGGCCGGATCAAGGCGATCCACAAGCAGCTCAACAAGGTGCGCAAGCAGCGCGAGCAAAATCGTCGCGCGCGGGCGCGGGCCGAAATCAGCAGCATTTCGCTGGTCGGCTATACCAACGCCGGCAAGTCGACGCTGTTCAACGCGCTCACCGACGCCCGGGTCTATCAGGCCGACCAGCTGTTCGCTACCCTGGACCCGACCCTGCGGCGCCTGGAAATCGACGACGTGGGGCCGGTGATCATGGCCGATACCGTGGGCTTTATTCGCCACCTGCCGCACAAGCTGGTCGAGGCGTTTCAGGCCACGCTGCAGGAAGCGGTGGATGCCTCGCTTCTGGTTCACGTGATTGACGCTGCCGACCCCGACCGCGAGCTCAACGTCGAACAGGTCGACGAGGTGCTCGAGGAAATCGGCGCGGATGGCGTGCCCATGCTCAAGGTCATGAACAAGATCGACCAGCTGGACGGCGCCCCGCGCATCGAGCGCGACGGTGACGGCGTGCCCGATACCGTTTGGCTGTCGGCCAGGGACGGTCGCGGGATCGATTTGCTGTATCAGGCGTTGAGCGAGCGCCTGGCCTATGATGTCATCGACTTTTCGCTGACGCTGGCCCCGGAGCAGGGCAAGCTGCGCGCCGGCCTGCACGAACTTAACGCCGTTCAGTCCGAGTATTTTGACGACAACGGGCGCCCGGTACTTGACGTGCGTCTGCAGCGACGCGACTTTAACCAGCTGATGGCAAGACTTGGCGAACGTGCCGATACCTATTTGCCCGAGGCCCTCAAGGAGCCGGCCGGCTGGTAG
- the hflK gene encoding FtsH protease activity modulator HflK: MAWNEPGGGNQHDPWSGGGRRKGGGSGGNRGGGGNGGGPPDLDEALKKFQQKINDMLGKRKGGRRGGGSGGNGGGKSRSAFTLPGLLLVVALAIWAASGFYLVDQSERGVVLRFGEFQEIVTPGLQWNPPLIDDVRMVNVTRVRSLTQTQSMLTQDENIVKVEISAQYRVSDPANFMLNVRNPNLTIENALDSSLRHVVGGTNMIDILTSGREILGSSVASRLQSYLDNYDVGIQLQTINIESTSAPEPVIDAFDDVIRAREDRQRTINQAVAYANAIIPQAQGQAQRIVEQGQGYRESVVAEAQGQANRFLSLLSEYQNSPATMRERLYIEAIEDVFGSTPKVLLDTGDNAPLMYLPLDKLGGKGGTMTNDGEQLDPRVLENISPQAAASSSSSSSSRSGSSASRSNNRTSTRREGR, encoded by the coding sequence ATGGCCTGGAATGAGCCTGGTGGTGGCAACCAGCACGACCCCTGGAGCGGGGGCGGCCGACGCAAGGGCGGCGGCAGCGGCGGCAACCGCGGAGGCGGCGGAAACGGCGGTGGACCGCCGGATCTTGACGAAGCGCTGAAGAAGTTTCAGCAGAAGATCAACGACATGCTGGGCAAAAGGAAAGGCGGCAGGCGCGGCGGCGGTAGCGGCGGCAACGGCGGCGGCAAGTCGCGCAGCGCCTTTACCCTGCCCGGGCTACTGCTCGTCGTGGCGCTGGCTATCTGGGCGGCCTCGGGTTTTTATCTGGTCGACCAGTCAGAGCGCGGCGTGGTGCTGCGCTTTGGCGAGTTCCAGGAAATCGTCACCCCCGGCCTGCAGTGGAATCCGCCGCTGATTGACGACGTGCGCATGGTCAACGTGACCCGGGTACGCTCGCTGACCCAGACCCAGTCGATGCTGACCCAGGACGAAAACATCGTGAAGGTCGAGATATCGGCCCAGTACCGGGTATCGGATCCGGCCAATTTCATGCTCAACGTGCGCAATCCCAATCTGACCATTGAAAACGCGCTGGATTCGTCCCTGCGCCACGTAGTCGGCGGCACCAACATGATCGATATCCTGACGTCCGGGCGTGAAATCCTCGGCAGCTCGGTGGCCAGCCGCCTGCAGAGCTACCTGGACAACTACGACGTGGGTATCCAGCTGCAGACCATCAACATCGAGTCCACTTCGGCGCCGGAGCCGGTGATCGACGCCTTCGACGACGTCATTCGCGCTCGGGAGGATCGCCAGCGGACGATAAACCAGGCCGTGGCCTACGCCAACGCCATTATTCCCCAGGCACAGGGGCAGGCGCAGCGGATTGTCGAGCAGGGCCAGGGTTACCGCGAGTCCGTCGTGGCCGAGGCCCAGGGCCAGGCCAACCGCTTTTTGTCGCTGCTTTCCGAGTATCAGAACTCGCCGGCGACCATGCGCGAGCGTCTCTATATCGAGGCGATCGAAGACGTCTTCGGTTCTACGCCCAAGGTGCTGCTGGATACCGGTGACAACGCGCCGCTGATGTATCTGCCGCTGGACAAGCTCGGCGGCAAGGGCGGCACCATGACCAACGACGGCGAGCAGCTCGACCCCCGCGTGCTGGAGAATATATCCCCGCAGGCGGCAGCGTCCTCGTCCTCATCGTCCTCAAGCCGCTCCGGCAGCAGCGCCAGCCGTTCCAACAACAGAACGTCCACCCGCAGGGAGGGCCGGTAA
- the hflC gene encoding protease modulator HflC: protein MINNRSLLIVGGLAVAAWLASSSLFVVDETERAVKLRFGEVVEENIKPGLHFKIPITHTVRKFDTRLLTLDTDTSRYLTEEQKAVIVDSYVQWEVIDPTLYYEATAGDETMAVRLIQPRVDESLRNAFGRLELQQIIAENRDELMTGPRKDLDNLMRDELGVAIRDIRIKRIDLPEDVSAAVFERMRSDREREAREWRAQGKEEAERIQANADRRRQVLLAQARERSETLRGEGDAEAAQIYANAYEQDAEFFSFWRSLNAYRKSFSDSDNLLVLEPDSEFFRYLNNAMPASEDAE from the coding sequence ATGATCAATAATCGTTCCCTGCTGATCGTCGGTGGCCTGGCGGTTGCCGCTTGGCTTGCCAGCAGCAGCCTGTTTGTCGTGGATGAAACCGAACGCGCGGTGAAGCTTCGGTTTGGCGAAGTGGTGGAAGAGAACATCAAGCCGGGGCTGCATTTCAAGATCCCCATTACCCACACGGTGCGCAAGTTCGACACCCGGCTGCTGACCCTGGATACCGACACCAGCCGCTATCTGACCGAGGAGCAAAAAGCCGTCATCGTCGATTCCTATGTTCAGTGGGAAGTCATCGACCCGACGCTTTACTACGAGGCCACGGCCGGGGATGAGACCATGGCCGTGCGGCTGATCCAGCCGCGGGTGGACGAGAGCCTGCGTAACGCCTTTGGCCGGCTGGAGCTGCAGCAGATCATCGCCGAAAACCGTGACGAGCTCATGACCGGCCCCCGCAAGGACCTGGACAACCTGATGCGTGACGAGCTCGGGGTGGCCATCCGCGATATCCGCATCAAGCGTATCGACCTGCCCGAAGACGTTTCCGCGGCGGTGTTCGAGCGGATGCGCTCCGACCGTGAGCGCGAGGCCCGCGAGTGGCGTGCCCAGGGCAAGGAAGAAGCCGAGCGGATCCAGGCCAACGCCGACCGCCGGCGTCAGGTGCTGCTGGCTCAGGCCCGAGAGCGTTCCGAGACGCTGCGCGGTGAGGGTGATGCCGAGGCGGCGCAGATTTACGCCAACGCCTACGAGCAGGACGCCGAGTTCTTCTCGTTCTGGCGTAGCCTGAACGCCTACCGCAAGAGCTTTTCCGACAGCGACAACCTCCTGGTGCTGGAACCGGACAGCGAGTTTTTCCGCTACCTGAACAACGCCATGCCGGCGTCGGAAGACGCGGAGTAA